Below is a window of Paraburkholderia kururiensis DNA.
TGCGGGATCAGGAGCGATAGTCGGCGTTGATGCTCACGTAGTCGTGCGACAGGTCGCAGGTCCAGATAGTGGCCTGCGCGTCGCCGCGGCCTAGCCGCACACGCACCGCGATCTCGCTCTTCTTCATGACGCGCTGGCCGTCTTCCTCGCGGTAGTCGGGGTTGCGCCCGCCCGCGCGCGCAACGAGCACGTCGTCCAGATAGACCTCGACCTTGCCCACGTCGAGGTCTGCGATGCCGGCATAACCGATGGCGGCGAGAATGCGGCCAAGGTTCGGGTCCGACGCGTAGAACGCCGTTTTCACGAGCGGCGAATGGCCGATGGCGTAGGCGACCTGGCGGCACTCGCCCACATTCGCGCCCTGTTCCACCTGAACCGTGATGAACTTCGTCGCGCCTTCGCCGTCGCGCACGATGAGTTGCGCCAGCGTCTGCGCCATTTCGGTCACCGCGTCGCGCAGTGCGGCATACGCGGGCGATTCGGTCGACGTGATCGCGGGCAGGCTCGACTTGCCGGTGGCGATCAGGATGAACGAGTCATTCGTCGACGTATCGCCGTCGATCGTGATGCAGTTGAACGAGCGGTCCGCTGCGTGCTTCACGAGCGCGTCGAGTACGGGCTGCGCCACGGCGGCGTCGAAGGCGAGGAAGCCGAGCATGGTCGCCATGTTCGGCTTGATCATGCCGGCGCCCTTGCTGATGCCCGAGAGCGTCACGGTATGGCCGTCGATGGTGACCTGGCGCGAGGCCGCCTTCGGCAGCGTGTCCGTGGTCATGATGGCCTGCGCCGCGTCGTACCAGTGCGCCGGGCCCCGGTTTGCGAGTGCCTGCGGTAAACCGGCCTTCAGGCGGTCGATGGGCAACGGCTCCAGAATCACGCCGGTCGAGAACGGCAGCACCTGCTCAGGCGCAATACCCGCGAGACGCGCAAGCTCAGCGCACGTTTCGCGCGCGACAGCGAGCCCCGGCTCCCCCGTCCCGGCATTGGCGTTACCCGTGTTCACCACCAGCGCGCGAATGCCGCTGCCGCCTTCGCGCACGCGGGCGAGATGCTCGCGGCACACCGTCACGGGCGCGGCACAAAAGCGGTTCGACGTGAACACGCCCGCAACCGTGGCGCCTTCTTCGACGGAAATCACCAGCACATCCTTGCGGTTCGGTTTGCGGATGTTGGCCTCAGCCCAGCCGAGCGTCACGCCGGCGACGGGATGAAGTTGTGCGGGATCGATCGAGGGGAAATTGACAGCCATGGTGGCGACCTGTCGGAGAGGCAATGCCGGCGGCAAGACGTGGCGGGTGAGCCGGCATCGTAGGGTCAAAAAAGGCCCGGACGAAGTCCAGGCCGCCGGAGTCTCAACGGCACAGCGCGCCATGAGACGAAACGGCGCGCCACACAGGACGCGCCGCATTCGCCATCAGCCGAGCTTGCCGTGGCACTGCTTGTACTTCTTGCCGCTGCCGCACGGGCAGGGATCGTTGCGGCCCACCTTGGCGACGGCGGGCGCGGCCTTCGGCACGGGGTTGTCCTGCGCCGTGCCGTATTGCATGGCGTGATCGACCATCGATGCTGCGGCATCCGCCGCGGCCGGTGCCGCGGAGGCCGCGACAGCAGCCGCTTCGGCGAATTCGGCATGCCGGAACTCGACGTTTTCGAGATGGCTGCTGCCTTCCTCTTCGTACTGTTCCGCCGCCTGCTCGAGCTGCTCCGGTGTCTGGATCTGGACGTTCATCACGATCCGCGTCACTTCGTGCTTGACCGCGTCGAGCATGGCCGCGAAGAGTTCGAACGCCTCGCGCTTGTATTCCTGCTTCGGATTCTTCTGCGCATAGCCCCGCAGGTGGATGCCCTGACGCAGGTGATCGAGCGCCGCGAGGTGCTCGCGCCAGTGACGGTCGAGCGTCTGCAGCATGATCGAACGCTCGAACGCGCTGAACGATTCGCGGCCCACGAGCGCGACCTTGTGCTCGTACGTTTCGTCCGCGGCGGCGAGCACGGCTTCGAGAATTTCGTCTGCGTCGATCGACTGCGATTCGTTGATCATCTCCTGAATCGCGAGGTCGAGCTGCCAGTCGTTGCGCAGCGCTTCTTCCAGCTCGGGCACGTCCCATTGCTCTTCGATGCTGCCTTGCGGAACGAACTGCCGGACGAGATCCGTGACCACGCCGTGGCGCATCGCGCCGATCGTTTCGGTGATGTCCTGCGCTTCGAGCAACTCGTTGCGCTGCTGGTAGATCACCTTGCGCTGGTCGTTGGAGACGTCGTCGTATTCGAGCAGCTGTTTGCGGATATCGAAGTTGCGCGCTTCGACCTTGCGCTGCGCCGACTCGATGGAACGCGTGACGATGCCGGCCTCGATCGCCTCGCCTTCCGGCATCTTGAGGCGGTCCATGATGGCGCGCACGCGGTCGCCTGCGAAAATGCGCAGCAGCGGGTCGTCGAGCGACAGATAGAAGCGCGACGAGCCCGGATCGCCCTGACGGCCGGCGCGTCCGCGCAGTTGGTTGTCGATACGGCGCGACTCGTGACGCTCGGTGCCGATGATGTGCAGACCGCCCGCCGCCTTCACCTGGTCGTGCAGCGCCTGCCATTCGTCGTGCAGCTGCTGGATGCGGCGCGCTTTTTCGTCGGCCGGAATCGACTCGTCGGCTTCGAGGAACGTCGCCTGCTTTTCGGCATTGCCGCCCAGCACGATGTCGGTACCGCGGCCGGCCATGTTGGTGGCGATCGTGATGCGCTTCGGGCGCCCGGCTTCCGCGACAATCGCTGCCTCGCGCGCGTGCTGCTTGGCGTTCAGCACTTCGTGCGGCAGACCTGCCTTCTGCAGCAGGTTCGACAGCAGCTCCGAATTCTCGATCGACGTCGTACCGACCAGCACCGGCTGGCCGCGCTCGTAGCAATCGCGGATATCGCGAATGACCGCGTCGTAGCGCTCTTTCGCGGTCTTGTAGATCTGATCCTGGAGGTCGATCCGCTTCGGCGGCCGGTTGGTCGGGATCACGACCGTCTCGAGGCCGTAGATCTCGTTGAATTCGTACGCTTCGGTATCCGCGGTACCGGTCATGCCCGAAAGCTTCGAGTACATGCGGAAGTAGTTCTGGAACGTGATCGAGGCGAGCGTCTGGTTCTCGCTCTGGATCTTCACGTGCTCCTTGGCTTCCACGGCCTGGTGCAGGCCGTCGGACCAGCGGCGGCCCTGCATCAGGCGGCCCGTGAATTCGTCGACGATGATCACTTCGCCGTTCTGCACGACGTAGTGCTGGTCCCGATAGAACAGCGTATGTGCACGCAGTGCCGCGTACACGTGGTGCATCAACGTGATGTTCTGCGGCGCGTAAAGGCTCTCGCCCTCGCCGATGAGGCCCCACTCGGCGAGCAGGCGTTCCGCCTTCTCGTGGCCCGACTCGGTGAGGAACACCTGGCGCGCCTTCTCGTCGAGCGTGTAGTCGCCCGGCTTCTCCACGCCCGTGCCGTCCGCGCGCTCTTCGCCGATCTGCCGCTCGAGCAACGGCGGCAGCGCGTTCATGCGCACGTAGAGATCGGTATGGTCTTCGGCCTGGCCCGAGATGATGAGCGGCGTACGCGCTTCATCGATCAGGATGGAGTCCACCTCGTCGACGATGGCGAAGTTGAGCGGCCGCTGCACGCGCGCTTCGGTCTCGTAGACCATGTTGTCGCGCAGGTAGTCGAAGCCGAACTCGTTGTTGGTGCCGTAGGTGATGTCCGCCGCGTAGGCTTCCTGCTTGAGCGCGTGATCCATCTGCGACAGGTTCACGCCCACGGAAAGCCCGAGGAAGTTGTAGAGCCGGCCCATCCACTCGGCGTCGCGCTGGGCGAGGTAGTCGTTCACCGTGACCACGTGCACGCCGCGCCCCGACAACGCGTTCAGATAAGCGGCCAGCGTAGCGACGAGCGTCTTGCCTTCGCCGGTGCGCATTTCGGCGATCTTGCCGTAATGCAGCACCATGCCGCCAATCAACTGCACATCGAAGTGGCGCATCTTGAGCACGCGGCGGCTCGCCTCGCGGCACACCGCGAAGGCTTCGGGCAGCAGTTGATCGAGCGACTCGCCGTTCGCGACGCGCTGACGGAATTCGTCCGTCTTCGCGCGCAGCTGCTCATCGGTCAATTGCTCGATTTTCGATTCGAGCGCATTGATGGCCGCGACGGTCTTTTGATATTGCTTGATCAGACGCTGGTTGCGGCTGCCAAAAATCTTCTGTAGGAAACCGTTGATCATCGGATCGGTTCTGCGTCGCGGCTTTCGGCCGGGCATGCTTGCCAGATGCACCCGGAGCGGAAGGACCTCGGCGGCATAAGTCCAGTAGTGAATTCGAATCGGGCATTTTAGCACGCGCCCCTGTCTGCGCCTGTGTCAGGCGTGGGTCGCGAAGCCGCGCGTATTCTGCTCGTGCAGGTCGCCGCAAAGGCTTGTCGGACAACGCCTGCAAGGCCGATGGCACGCTACAATCCAGGCATCCGAAAGTACACCGCCTGACGCACGCCGGAACGTTCCGGTGCCCGCGTTGGTCTGCCTTATACGCCGCCCCCAGAGAAGGACATGAGCCGCTTTTCGCCGTTTTCAAGGCCCTCCGGCCCGCGCCTGCCGCAGCCCGTGGCTGAAGTATTGAGCCGCACGGACGCGTTCGCGCCGCTGCGCGCAGGCGTGGAGCAGATCGCGGCCATGGAGCGGGATCTGTCCCGGCTATTGCCGGAGTATCTTGCGGCGAGCGTCGAACCCGGTTTCATCAAGGACGGCGTACTGGTCCTGTTCGCCGCGCACAACGCACTGGCGGCACGGCTGCGGCACCTGGAGCCCCGGCTCCTGACCGACCTTCAGCAGCGGGGATGGGCAGTGGAGTCGCTGCGCATCCGCGTGCGGCCCCAGGCCATGAAGGCGCCGCCACCCGTCAAAGAGGCGCGCATGACGCCTGCCGGCGCCGCGGCGCTGCAGGAACTGAGTCAGGCGCTGAGTCCGTCGCCATTGCAGACCGCGCTGGCCAGAATGGCCGCGCGGCATTTGAAGAAGTAGGGAAAAGACTTGCCCGGGAACGGGCGAAAGGAAGCTGCGGGTGTCAGGAAGACGCGTCAGGCGAACGCCGTCTGGACGTCGTAGCCGAAACCGCGCGGCGCCTTCTGCGTGTCTTCGAACGTGACGATTTCGTAGGCGTCTTCGTGAGCCAGCAACTCGCGCAGCAGCGCGTTGTTGAGACCGTGCCCCGACTTGTAGGCCGTGTACGAAGCGAGCAGCGGATGACCGACCACATACAGGTCGCCGATCGCATCGAGCATCTTGTGTTTGACGAACTCGTCGTCGTAACGCAGCCCGTCATTGTTCAGAATGCGGTACTCGTCGAGCACGATGGCGTTGTCCATGCTGCCGCCGCGCGCGAGGCCCAGTTCGCGCATCATTTCCACTTCGTGAGCAAAACCGAACGTGCGGGCACGCGCGATTTCGCGGACATACGAGGTGGTGGCGAAATCGACTTCGAGCGCCTGGCCGGTCTTGTCGACGGCCGGATGGCGAAAGTCGATGGTGAACTTGAGCTTAAAGCCGAAATACGGATCGAGCCGCGCGAACTTGTCGCCGTCGCGAATTTCAACCGGCTTCTTGACCTTGATGAATTTCTTCAGCGCAGGCTGTTCCTCGATGCCCGCCGACTGGATCAGGAACACGAACGACGCCGCGCTACCGTCCATGATCGGGATTTCTTCAGCCGTGACGTCGACGTAGAGGTTGTCGATGCCAAGGCCCGCACACGCCGACATCAAATGCTCCACCGTGGAGACGCGCGCGCCATCCTTTTGCAGAACCGAAGCCAGACGGGTGTCGCCGATCGCCATGGCGGAAGCGGGAATGTCCACCGGCGTGGGCAGATCCACGCGCGAAAAGACAATGCCCGTGTCCGGCGCCGCGGGACGGAGCGTCAGGTCGACCTTGCGGCCCGAGTGCAGGCCGATGCCGACGGTCTTGACGATCGATTTGATGGTGCGCTGCTTCAACATAGTGATCTTATTTTCGATTGAAAATCCCAATCGCGGATTTTAATTCATAGCGGCGATTATACTCCAAACCGTCTGACCCGTCGTTTCACACGCCGTGACAATCTGTTTCCCGCTATTACGCTCGACAAAGCGTGACGGGCCGACGACCGAAACGGAGGCGTTTCCGGCCATCGGCCCGCGTTACAGCCCGTCACATCCACGCGGCACAAGCGTTGGCGGCGCACAACGGCCACCACCACGCGCCTTTGCCGGACGCGGCTGCGGCTAGCTCAACGTGGCGAGAATGCTCGCGGCGTCGCTGACTTCGAACTTGCCGGGTGCTTCGACGTTGAGCGTCTTGACCACGCCGTCGTCGACCACCATCGCATAGCGCTGGGAACGGATTCCCATGCCCTGTGCCGACAAATCCTGATCCAGACCGAGCGCTCGGGTGAAAACGGCGCTGCCGTCCGCGATCATGCGCACCTTGCCCGCGGTGTGCTGATCGCGTCCCCACGCGCCCATCACGAACGCATCGTTGACCGACACGCACCAGATTTCCTCGATACCGGCCGCGCGCAGCGCGTCGACCTTCTCCACGTAACCCGGCACGTGCTTCGCCGAGCAGGTCGGCGTGAACGCGCCTGGCAATCCGAAGATCACCACGCGCTTCGCACGCGTTGCTTCCCGCACGTCGAAGCTGTTCGGCCCGATCGTGCAGCCCTCGCGCGCATCTTCGACAAACTCGAAGAGCGTCGCATCGGGCAGCCTTTCACCCACCTTGATCATCGCTCGTCCTTCACATCGATGCGCTGCATTCCGTCACGCTCATAACACGCTTTCGGCGGCACGGCGCTTTGCCTCACGAATGTCGCGCGATCGCCTGATCGTCACCGATTCACGCAGTCGCGCCTGCCCTCGTCCCTCGCAAAAGCGCAGGAGACGGCAACGCACCGCGCGTCCAGGCGGAACGCGGCCTTCGTGTGGCGGTTTACCGCCACGCCGGCGTGCCGTCAGCAATCACGGCGCGATACTACCGCGCCGCGGCTGAACGTGCTCGCGGGCGTGTCAGTCCGCCTGCTTGCGCAGGAACGCCGGGATGTCGTACGTATCGACGCCCTTCTCCTGCAGCGCCTGCACGTGCGAAGCCGCGGTGTCGCGCGACGTGCGCCAGACCGCCGGCGTGTCGAGCGCGCCGTAGTCCGCCATGTTGCCTTGCTGCGGAGCGTACGAGTGCTGCACGGCGGCGACCGGCTGGTTGTCCGTGCCGGTGCGCAGCAGCGTCATCGGTGCGGATTGCTGCTTCTTGCTTGCGCGGCCAAGGCCCGTGGCCACCACCGTGACGCGCAGCGCGTCGCCCATTGCGTCGTCGTAGACAGCACCGAAGATCACCGTGGCGTCGTCCGCCGCGTAGCTCTTGATGGTGTTCATCACTTCGCGCGTTTCGGACAGACGCAGCGAACGGCTCGACGTGATGTTGACCAGCACGCCGCGCGCGCCCGACAGATCCACGCCTTCCAGCAGCGGGCTCGCCACGGCCTGCTCGGCCGCAAGGCGCGCGCGATCGACGCCGGCCACCGTGGCCGTGCCCATCATCGCCTTGCCCTGCTCGCCCATCACCGTCTTCACGTCTTCGAAGTCGACGTTCACGAGACCATCGACATTGATGATTTCGGCAATGCCGGCCACCGCGTTGTTCAGAACGTCGTCCGCGCACTGGAAGCACTTGTCCATCTCGGCGTCATCGCCCATCACCTCGAACAGCTTGTCGTTCAGGACGACGATCAGCGAGTCGACGTGATCCTCCAGTTGCTGCGAACCTGCTTCTGCCACACGCATGCGCTTGCCGCCTTCGAATTCGAACGGCTTGCTCACCACGCCCACGGTCAGAATGCCCATCTCTTTCGCGATCTGTGCGACCACGGGTGCCGCGCCCGTGCCGGTGCCACCGCCCATGCCGGCCGTGATGAACACCATGTGTGCGCCGCGCAGCGCGTCGGCAATCCGCTCGCGTGCTTCTTCGGCTGCCGCGCGGCCCATCTCCGGCTTCGCACCGGCGCCGAGACCGGTCATGCCAAGCTGGATCACGGACGGCGCACGCGAGCGCGACAGCGCCTGGGCGTCCGTGTTCATCACGATGAAGTCGACGCCTTGCACGCCGCGGTTAATCATGTGCTGCACGGCGTTGCCGCCAGCGCCACCAACACCCACCACCTTGATGATGGTGCCGTTGGTTTCCGTTTCCAGCATCTGGAATTCCATGTTGCCTCCGTCAAGAAAAAAATGCTGCCACTCGGCCGTTATCCGGCAGGAGATCGGGCAACCTCCTGTCGCGCGCCGGCCGCCGGCACCAGCGCGTATTTCTGAAACCTTTGCCTCGCCCCTTCGCTTCAGAAGTTGCCGAGGAACCAATCCTTCATGCGCGTGAACACCTGGCTCATCGAGCCCGACTGCACCGCCACCTTGCGCCCGCGCATACGTTGCGCGCGCCCTTCCACGAGCAGGCCCATCGCCGTCGAGTAGCGCGGATTGCGCACCACGTCCGCCAGACCGCCCGCGTACTCCGGCACGCCGATGCGCACGGGCTTGAGGAATATGTCCTCGCCCAGCTCGACCATGCCCGGCATCATGGCGGCGCCGCCCGTCAGCACGACGCCCGAGCTCAGCAGTTCTTCGTAGCCGGATTCACGCACCACCTGCTGCACGAGCGAAAAGAGTTCTTCTACGCGCGGCTCGATCACGGCCGCCAGCGCCTGGCGCGACAGCGTGCGCGGACCGCGCTCGCCCAACCCAGGCACTTCGATCATTTCGTCGGGATCGGCCAGCGCCTGCTTCGCGATCCCGTAGCTCACCTTGATGTCCTCGGCGTCGGGCGTGGGCGTTCTCAATGCCATGGCGATGTCGCTCGTCACCTGGTCGCCCGCAATCGGAATCACCGCGGTGTGACGAATCGCGCCTTCGCTGAAGATCGCGATGTCGGTCGTGCCGCCGCCCACATCCACGAGCACCACGCCCAGTTCCTTCTCGTCTTCCGTCAGCACCGCGAGCGACGACGCGAGCGGCTGCAGGATCAGGTCGTTCACTTCGAGCCCGCAGCGGCGCACGCACTTCACGATGTTCTGCGCCGCGCTCACCGCGCCCGTCACGATGTGCACCTTCACCTCGAGGCGAATGCCGCTCATGCCGATCGGCTCGCGCACGTCCTCCTGACCGTCGATGATGAATTCCTGCGTGAGGATGTGCAGCACCTGCTGGTCGGTCGGAATGTTGATCGCCTTCGCGGTTTCGATCACGCGCGCCACGTCGGCCTGCGTGACCTCCTTCTCCTTGATCGCCACCATGCCGCTCGAGTTGAAGCTGCGGATGTGGCTGCCCGCAATGCCGGTGAAGACGTTCGTGATCTTGCAGTCGGCCATCAGCTCCGCTTCCTCGAGCGCTCGCTGAATAGACTGCACAGTGGCCTCGATGTTCACCACGACGCCCTTTTTGAGCCCTTTCGATTCGCTCTGCCCAAGGCCGATCACCTCGTAGTGGCCTTCGCCCTTCAGCTCGGCAACGACGGCCACCACCTTCGACGTCCCGATGTCGAGGGCGACCAGCAGATCCTTGTAGTCTTTACTCATAGCGTGCTCGTTGCGTGTGATGTCCTGTTACTTCTTGCCCTTGACGGGTTCGCTGATGAAACGCATGCCCGCTGCACGAATCGCGAAACCGTTCGGATAGCGCAAGTCCGCATACTCGATATCCTTCCCCCAGCGTTGCGTCACCGCCTGCCATGCGGCCGTGAGGCGCCGCGTGCGATCTGCGAGCGTGTCGCTGTTGCGCTCGCGGCCCAGTTCCACCTGCATGCCGTTCGACAGCTTCACCGTCCACGCGTAGCGCGGCGAGAGCGTCACGTCTTCCGGCGTCGCGCCGATGGGCGCAAACCACTTCTGGAAATCGTGATAGCGCGCCACGACTTCCTGCGCGGTGCCGTCCGGTCCGTCGAAGGACGGCAGGTCCTGATCCAGCTCGCCCTGGTTCGCGGTGAAGAGTTCGCCGTCCACACTCACGAGCTGATCGCTGCCCCACGTTCCCAGCGGTTTGTACGCCTCCAGCGTGACAGCCAGCGCATTCGGCCAGACGCGCCGCACGCTCGCGTGACGCACCCACGGCATCTGCTCGAACGCCTGGCGCGCCGCGTCCAGATCCACGGTGAAGAAGTTGCCTTTCAGCTTGCCGACCACACTCGCCCGCACCGTGGGCGCGTTGATGTGCTCGGTGTCGCCGTCGATACGGATTTCGCGCAACGTGAAGCTCGGGCGCTGGACCAGCCACAGCCCTCCCGCCAGGACGAGCGCCACCACGAACAGCACGTGCAGCGCGCTGGTGGCGAGGTTGAGCTGGCGAACGTTGTTCCACATGTGCGATGTTGCTTTGTCTGCGTCAAATGTCTGTTGTGCCTGCGCTCGCGGCTCACAGCGTGAGCGAGAGCACCTTCACCACGAGTTCCTGATAGCTGATACCCACCGCGCGCGCCGCCTTCGGCGGCAGCGAGTGATCGGTCATGCCCGGCGCCGTGTTCACTTCGAGAAAGTACGGATTGCCCGCGCCGTCCATCATGAAATCGGCGCGGCCCCAGTCGGTGCAGCCCAGCACATCGAATGCACGGCGCGCGAGCACCTTCAGGCGCGATTCCAGTTCGGGCGCGAGCCCGCACGGAATCAGATACTGCGTCGTGTCGAGGATGTACTTCGCGTCGTAGTCGTAAAACTCGCCCGCCGGCACGATATGAATGACCGGCAGATCCAGATCGCCCGCGATGCAGGCGGTGTACTCGCCGCCGCCCTCGATGCTCTTCTCCACCAGCACGATCTTGTCGTGCTTCGCGGCTTCGGCGATGGCGGCCGGCAGCGCGTCGGCCGTCTTCACCTTGATCACGGCGACGCTCGAACCCTCGCTCGCCGGCTTCACGAAGAGCGGCAGACCGAGCTTCGCGACGATGGTCGCGGCGCGCGCGGCGTAGTCGTCGCCGCGCATCACGGCTTCAAAAGGCGGCGTGGGAATGCCGAGCTGCTGCCACACGAGCTTCGCACGGAACTTGTCGAGACCGAGCGCCGAACCCAGCACGCCGCTACCCGTGTAGCGGATGCCGTAGAAGTCGAGCGCGCCCTGGATCTGGCCGTTTTCGCCGTAGCCGCCATGCAGCGCGTTAAAGGCGCGCACGAAGCCTTCGTCCTTCAGTGCCGAAAGCGGCCGCTCGGACGGATCGAACGGATGCGCGTCGATGCCCGCGGCACGCAAGCCTTCCAGCACGAGGCGGCCCGAATTGAGCGACACCTCGCGCTCGGCGGACACGCCGCCAAGCAGCACTGCCACCTTGCCGAACTGTTTCGGATCGATACTGCTCGTCATTTCACACCTTCCGTTGACTGGGCAAGCCGCCCCGGCACGCCGCCAATCGAGCCCGCGCCCATCGTGATCACTACGTCGCCGTCGCGCACCAGCGCCGCGAGTGCCTCCGGCACTTCGTCGACCGTCTCCACGAACACCGGCTCCACCTTGCCCGCCACGCGGATGGCACGCGCGAGCGCGCGGCCGTCGGCAGCCACGATGGGCGCCTCGCCGGCTGCGTAAACATCGGTGATCACCAGTGCGTCGACAGTGGACAGCACCCTGACGAAATCTTCGAAGCAGTCGCGCGTGCGCGTGAAGCGGTGCGGCTGGAACGCGAGCACAAGACGCCGCTCGGGAAACGCGCCGCGCGCGGCCGCGATGGTCGCGGCCATCTCCACCGGGTGATGGCCGTAGTCGTCGATCAGCGTGTACGTGCCGCCCGCGGCCACCGGCACTTCGCCGTAGCGCTGGAAGCGCCGCCCGACGCCGTTGAACTCGGCGAGCGCACGCTGGATATCGGCATCCGCGACTTCGAGTTCAGTCGCAATCGCGATGGCCGCGAGCGCGTTCTGCACGTTGTGCGTGCCGGGCAGGTTCAGCACGATGTCGAGCGGCGCCGCGTCTTCGCGCATCGCAGTGAAATGCATGCGCCCTTCGTGCGCGACGACGTTCACCGCGCGCACCTGCGCGTCCGCCGAGAAACCATAGCGAATGATCGGCTTCGAGACGAACGGCAAGATCTCTTTCACGTTCGGGTCGTCCACGCACAGCACCGCGATGCCGTAGAACGGCAGCCGGTGCGTGAACTCGATGAACGCCTGCTTGAGCCGCGCGAAGTCGTGGCCGTAGGTGTCCATGTGGTCGGCGTCGATGTTCGTGATGACCTCGATCACCGGAAAGAGGTTCAGGAACGACGCGTCCGATTCGTCCGCTTCCGCAACGATGAAGTCGCCCGTGCCGAGCCGCGCGTTCGCACCGGCGCTGATCAGCCGGCCGCCGATCACGAACGTGGGATCGAGTCCGCCCGCTGCAAGCACGCTCGCCACGAGTGAGGTGGTCGTGGTCTTGCCGTGCGTGCCGGCAATCGCGATGCCCTGCTTCAACCGCATCAGCTCCGCGAGCATCACGGCGCGCGGCACGATGGGAATGTGGCGGTGACGCGCGGCGAGCACCTCGGGGTTGTCGTTGCGCACGGCGCTCGACACCACCACGGCGTTCGCGCCTTCGATGTTCTCTGCGTCGTGGCCAATCGCGATGCGTGCGCCGAGTGCGGCGAGCCGGTCCGTCACCGCGTTGCGGGCGAGGTCCGAGCCGCTCACCTGGTAGCCGAGGTTGACGAGCACTTCCGCGATGCCGCTCATCCCCGCGCCGCCGATGCCGACGAAATGAATGTGTTTGACGATGTGTTTCATTGCTTTCCTTCTGGGCTCGCGCCCGCCACGGTCGCGCAGATGCGTGCGACCTGATCGGTGGCATCTGGTTTCGCGAGCGAGCGCGAACGCTCCGCCATCTGCGCGAGACTCTCGCGGGTCTGGCTGCGCAACCAGTCGGCGAGCTTTTCCGCCGACAGGTCGCGTTGTTGCACGACGAGCGCCGCGCCTTGATCGGCGAGGAACGCTGCGTTGGTGGTCTGGTGATCGTCCACGGCGAACGGGAACGGCACGAACAGGGCCGCGACGCCGGCCGCCGCAATCTCAGCGACCGTCATGGCGCCCGAGCGGCAGACCACGAGATCGGCGTTCGCGTAGGCGTTCGCCATGTCGTCGATGAACGGCACGAGTTGCACGCCGCCATCGGACAAAGAATCGGCCGAAGAATCTGTCGACGCTGTCGGTACAAGGCCCGCCGCGGCGTAATTCGCGCGCAACGCCTCGATGTGCTTCGCGCCCGCCTGGTGAACGACCTGCGGACGCTCGCCGGCCGCCAGCAGCGCCAGCGCGCGCGGCACAACTTC
It encodes the following:
- a CDS encoding DciA family protein, whose translation is MSRFSPFSRPSGPRLPQPVAEVLSRTDAFAPLRAGVEQIAAMERDLSRLLPEYLAASVEPGFIKDGVLVLFAAHNALAARLRHLEPRLLTDLQQRGWAVESLRIRVRPQAMKAPPPVKEARMTPAGAAALQELSQALSPSPLQTALARMAARHLKK
- the secA gene encoding preprotein translocase subunit SecA yields the protein MINGFLQKIFGSRNQRLIKQYQKTVAAINALESKIEQLTDEQLRAKTDEFRQRVANGESLDQLLPEAFAVCREASRRVLKMRHFDVQLIGGMVLHYGKIAEMRTGEGKTLVATLAAYLNALSGRGVHVVTVNDYLAQRDAEWMGRLYNFLGLSVGVNLSQMDHALKQEAYAADITYGTNNEFGFDYLRDNMVYETEARVQRPLNFAIVDEVDSILIDEARTPLIISGQAEDHTDLYVRMNALPPLLERQIGEERADGTGVEKPGDYTLDEKARQVFLTESGHEKAERLLAEWGLIGEGESLYAPQNITLMHHVYAALRAHTLFYRDQHYVVQNGEVIIVDEFTGRLMQGRRWSDGLHQAVEAKEHVKIQSENQTLASITFQNYFRMYSKLSGMTGTADTEAYEFNEIYGLETVVIPTNRPPKRIDLQDQIYKTAKERYDAVIRDIRDCYERGQPVLVGTTSIENSELLSNLLQKAGLPHEVLNAKQHAREAAIVAEAGRPKRITIATNMAGRGTDIVLGGNAEKQATFLEADESIPADEKARRIQQLHDEWQALHDQVKAAGGLHIIGTERHESRRIDNQLRGRAGRQGDPGSSRFYLSLDDPLLRIFAGDRVRAIMDRLKMPEGEAIEAGIVTRSIESAQRKVEARNFDIRKQLLEYDDVSNDQRKVIYQQRNELLEAQDITETIGAMRHGVVTDLVRQFVPQGSIEEQWDVPELEEALRNDWQLDLAIQEMINESQSIDADEILEAVLAAADETYEHKVALVGRESFSAFERSIMLQTLDRHWREHLAALDHLRQGIHLRGYAQKNPKQEYKREAFELFAAMLDAVKHEVTRIVMNVQIQTPEQLEQAAEQYEEEGSSHLENVEFRHAEFAEAAAVAASAAPAAADAAASMVDHAMQYGTAQDNPVPKAAPAVAKVGRNDPCPCGSGKKYKQCHGKLG
- the argJ gene encoding bifunctional glutamate N-acetyltransferase/amino-acid acetyltransferase ArgJ, encoding MAVNFPSIDPAQLHPVAGVTLGWAEANIRKPNRKDVLVISVEEGATVAGVFTSNRFCAAPVTVCREHLARVREGGSGIRALVVNTGNANAGTGEPGLAVARETCAELARLAGIAPEQVLPFSTGVILEPLPIDRLKAGLPQALANRGPAHWYDAAQAIMTTDTLPKAASRQVTIDGHTVTLSGISKGAGMIKPNMATMLGFLAFDAAVAQPVLDALVKHAADRSFNCITIDGDTSTNDSFILIATGKSSLPAITSTESPAYAALRDAVTEMAQTLAQLIVRDGEGATKFITVQVEQGANVGECRQVAYAIGHSPLVKTAFYASDPNLGRILAAIGYAGIADLDVGKVEVYLDDVLVARAGGRNPDYREEDGQRVMKKSEIAVRVRLGRGDAQATIWTCDLSHDYVSINADYRS
- a CDS encoding peroxiredoxin, coding for MIKVGERLPDATLFEFVEDAREGCTIGPNSFDVREATRAKRVVIFGLPGAFTPTCSAKHVPGYVEKVDALRAAGIEEIWCVSVNDAFVMGAWGRDQHTAGKVRMIADGSAVFTRALGLDQDLSAQGMGIRSQRYAMVVDDGVVKTLNVEAPGKFEVSDAASILATLS
- the lpxC gene encoding UDP-3-O-acyl-N-acetylglucosamine deacetylase, translated to MLKQRTIKSIVKTVGIGLHSGRKVDLTLRPAAPDTGIVFSRVDLPTPVDIPASAMAIGDTRLASVLQKDGARVSTVEHLMSACAGLGIDNLYVDVTAEEIPIMDGSAASFVFLIQSAGIEEQPALKKFIKVKKPVEIRDGDKFARLDPYFGFKLKFTIDFRHPAVDKTGQALEVDFATTSYVREIARARTFGFAHEVEMMRELGLARGGSMDNAIVLDEYRILNNDGLRYDDEFVKHKMLDAIGDLYVVGHPLLASYTAYKSGHGLNNALLRELLAHEDAYEIVTFEDTQKAPRGFGYDVQTAFA
- the ftsZ gene encoding cell division protein FtsZ; its protein translation is MEFQMLETETNGTIIKVVGVGGAGGNAVQHMINRGVQGVDFIVMNTDAQALSRSRAPSVIQLGMTGLGAGAKPEMGRAAAEEARERIADALRGAHMVFITAGMGGGTGTGAAPVVAQIAKEMGILTVGVVSKPFEFEGGKRMRVAEAGSQQLEDHVDSLIVVLNDKLFEVMGDDAEMDKCFQCADDVLNNAVAGIAEIINVDGLVNVDFEDVKTVMGEQGKAMMGTATVAGVDRARLAAEQAVASPLLEGVDLSGARGVLVNITSSRSLRLSETREVMNTIKSYAADDATVIFGAVYDDAMGDALRVTVVATGLGRASKKQQSAPMTLLRTGTDNQPVAAVQHSYAPQQGNMADYGALDTPAVWRTSRDTAASHVQALQEKGVDTYDIPAFLRKQAD